From Xiphophorus hellerii strain 12219 chromosome 20, Xiphophorus_hellerii-4.1, whole genome shotgun sequence, the proteins below share one genomic window:
- the si:ch1073-335m2.2 gene encoding msx2-interacting protein isoform X2, translating to MVRETRHLWVGNLPEHVREEKIMEHFKRYGRVESVKVLRKRGSEGGVAAFVDFVDIKSAQKAHNAVNKMGDRDLRTDYNEPGSVPSAVRGLEDSSPSGSRDVAGFPRGTVGPVFGPPVSLHTREGRFERRIDGSESRERAYDHSPYGHHERSGTFDRQRHYNADYYRDRPVFAPAGPGSSAIGGSFEAADPHFDSRIRDPFTLTNSTRRDLYRDDRGRRVDRSYHHRRSRSSHSSQSRHPSPQRTAGQTSKTPHSPKRTPLSPGRGPRSRSQSRSSSSDSVSSTSSTGSGSDSNSSSSDGSRARSVQSSAAPQTCLVMDSEEPRRSFGIKVQNLPVRSTDTSLKDGLFHEFKKYGKVNSVQIHGASEDRYGLVFFRQQEDQEKALSVSKGKLFFGMLIEVTAWNGPETENENDYRPLDGRLDEFHPKATRTLFIGNLEKTTSYQQLLDIFQRFGEIVDIDIKKVNGIPQYAFVQYSDIGSVCKAIKKMDAEYLGNNRLKLGFGKSIPTTCVWLDGLTPNITEQYLTRHFMRYGHVVKVVFDRIKEMALILYNNTDFAQAAVRETKGWKIGGNKIKVDFASQESQNAFYRSMQASGQDIRDFYEVPPERREDRRPPYHEFTAERAYYENIRTTGLYPEEARREYAARSRERFPELEHYQGEHFDPRYHEDPRDYRDYRDPFEQDIRKYTYIQRERERERERFEADRSRWSPSQRRAVTPTISPSPSERAARDSERRVYSQSSERSGSVSSMSPPHLDKSEKTLLDHAAKSEKSAQPDRMAGAEKIKRPKRKDKTDKEKTEKNKSRKGKGQSPASQIPETEPDAAFDGGRGRGSDQDVHEKPKSKVDGDALSGNQLTASQDSVKTETTKGDIAELDGKPKLKKQPKSDIGNDGKDSAVDSDRLAARKRRFGDLGGKTVRQKRSRHEEEDGSQSSDLGSSTTFVKEPDVDKHKDPQRRDARLKTEKSVTQKDGLEDLRGQREKSEGSADLPESKRQQGSTSSRRVSLEGNSDQSILREQEQTAAFKPSQNAETNKNAKTKEDHVDIDLSQSYRKQMEQNRRLHMQQQQQRESDKLKKAESLLKNETEDLEHRSLVHEVGKPPEDVTDNFPSHKLSDQFEAEPGIKRERFYRRQKSEDPDWNSTPSPGHQVFSQHADEDFMDASLKELSRNNQKIHPELELLVKRTHNTQVNKTNTPINIGEEDQQKRWESRVKQDLLPNLNFSRGLGKNLHNRKPSEYGLWHDLEPGEVRSDSEEDRENKPLSPAPSTSMPFSERPRPDRFSDPKLAHLERNKFYSFALDQTITPDTKALLERAKSLSSSREDNWSFLDYDSHFVNFRSQKDTEKVESAPRPTPSWYMKKKKIRSGSEDKLDDRKEEPKPEEQERRELFASRFLHSAVFELDSRRLQHLERKYEELEHMLNQQASQQGAEGELETGPVVLFHSRFLELTQLQQQKNKSQQLQEDKGNTVCTSENKEEKPSEQEQQDLRSNDMPESSVAAEIKPISPVEQVAPEPKLTPNLVIQSANKDTPFSHQKCVLPTPPADVCPPMSFTKEETKEEVKESEDVVPMHCSPTETLKSEPAPETVPETNISEENLEFLEEDAKPLIDEQTNDPGSHEELVSRSEPEPSPEMPQPEVPTASSPVQLSVAEEADLIKEDPLSTCQKTVESEGEKKLEQVSKEEISVDSDAIEEPVSFQKENKTKEIKTKKGRQSPAQVPLTSVSEKQATRKSERIDKDKLKRGSSPRAETKSSAKSPTPGSDHDHSEQSIPISRARTRRNVKSVYATPVEDDAPTRGKETESPRSARKRGTEKEAVQHSTESEPPTPAPAKQRGRPPKNRKPIEEISAAKTEKIKMDKDADSNESENGERVSRVAKGKMSPYLTKGSSNPIPSVPGSKKGDKTETADENQVIHFTEAEDLSSQHSSSSGKDSSVKSDVKKGSELDKDVHEKLCEEKSNGKETDSLLGEEKPAPEKEKIIKGKVKAPKPHVFRDLQVILDVKEVKDHVSRCTTANKECPNEEKEKKDVDASKSSSLQERELEQAVENIAKLTEPALPTELPTPPVPPAEVKSDPEEEKPCNPASETELMAAIDSITGEDVSVPLTPAAPVSTEVCSEPEVQEFVPPVKVEEPETALQEEAVFSNTPKKSYKGRPKTPKRPKAPKHARKDVKEELSEELTVPLAESTASDVKVVAEKPPSAAAAAVITPTTWKSEAELPAVKAAESELPSPVEEQTQAVKPTHPQAKSPIYPQQLPAECVSLSLASNRPNIRSIQTSRAPVSPPDWRHQSKDPCVTSAHIMSVAAKEGQLTTSDSNSKELDQGTSDLRQILMKPKTITLPGGGSSAPTNLPSLRDQNPSESNPAITAALHNRTPLPESKTPTHSVPPIVRTPSTLPGETKSVISVIASTATSVISRVCNPPETEEKPNLIIGNPSMDVTLPKTAYRPSKDDGGPYHGATFSSGSCSGLRVNTSEGVVVLSHSGQKTEGPLRISAKISQIPQATAGDIESQQLVPIPQIKQDVYSHSQSGHQKGSSQTDHGHPGKLQSALSSIKQESGSCSLEKMDSAYQAGPQGVVKRLPQGNQQVMGYHQDYLQLKHQKKMENVDPHGTDGAKPSWTSTVSPAISPHLPSPPGNHVGFVTSTGDRGPSHLGSIKQEPRSPRKSGHSHPSFTKVSSPLGSSSPKGIPVMISSALNPMQQYITGVHHPEQSVIMPPHNVPGGVGRMSPHCVSQSITVGHLVQGEVRVNTPPLSVMNYVHSEKLASPWSGSLQPRSSSPQAVSRDKVLKVNHGSLRGHEGEQDESRHFHQAGRPSATLPSDTRGALRTNMETFITQRDMRVHRHQQGERLTLDPHSGHIQETLPPSLSPRAHMLPKGVSEKDIKSLEAKRPHSPVIQKDGIMAIRQSGAAIASPQRVSLMPPGPSGSFSEYSGMYPNRMHSQIPDAPVGHNQPPLNVTPSMGAELQAKPDGKMTQTVNMVQLLTKYPIVWQGLLALKNDTAAVQLHFVCGNKALAHRSLPLQEGGALLRIVQRMRLEASQLESVARRMTGDSDFCLLLALPCGRDQDDVINQTQALKAAFINYLQAKLAAGIINIPNPGSNQPAYVLQIFPPCEFSESHLSQLAPDLLNRISSISPHLMIVITSV from the exons ATGGTTCGGGAAACCAGACACCTCTGGGTGGGAAATTTACCCGAACATGTTCGCGAGGAGAAAATCATGGAGCATTTTAAAAG GTATGGCCGCGTGGAGAGCGTCAAGGTTCTGCGAAAGCGAGGGTCAGAGGGCGGTGTTGCAGCCTTTGTGGATTTTGTGGATATCAAAAGTGCACAGAAGGCTCACAATGCTGTCAATAAGATGGGAGACAGAGACCTTCGGACTGACTACAATGAGCCGGGGTCAGTCCCCAGTGCTGTGCGGGGCCTCGAAGACAGCTCCCCCTCCGGCAGTCGAGACGTTGCAGGATTCCCTAGGGGAACAGTTGGCCCAGTGTTTGGCCCACCTGTGTCCCTACACACCCGAGAGGGACGTTTTGAACGGAGAATAGATGG CTCAGAAAGCCGCGAACGTGCTTATGATCACAGCCCATATGGCCACCATGAGCGCAGCGGGACTTTTGACAGACAACGTCACTACAACGCTGATTATTACCGCGATCGCCCAGTGTTTGCACCCGCCGGCCCCGGCAGCAGTGCCATCGGAGGGAGTTTTGAGGCAGCAGACCCACATTTTGACTCTAGAATACGAGACCCATTTACCCTTACCAATTCAACACGGCGAGACCTCTACAGAGATGACAGGGGGAGACGTGTTGATCGATCTTATCACCACCGTCGAAGCAGATCATCTCATTCCTCCCAGTCGAGGCATCCGTCTCCTCAGCGGACCGCAGGGCAAACTTCAAAAACCCCTCATTCTCCTAAAAGAACCCCTTTGTCCCCTGGAAGAGGCCCAAGGTCGAGATCTCAAAGCAGATCTTCAAGCTCCGACTCTgtcagcagcaccagcagcacaGGCAGTGGCAG TGACTCAAACAGCAGCTCCAGCGATGGTTCCCGGGCCCGCTCCGTTCAGTCGTCGGCTGCTCCCCAGACTTGtttagtgatggactctgaagAGCCTCGGAGAAGCTTTGGGATTAAAGTGCAAAACTTACCAGTGCGCTCCACAG ATACAAGTTTAAAAGATGGACTCTTCCATGAATTCAAGAAATATGGGAAAGTGAATTCAGTGCAGATTCATGGCGCATCAGAGGACCGCTATGGATTAGTGTTCTTCAGACAGCAAGAGGACCAAGAGAAAGCCCTCAGCGTCTCCAAGGGAAAGCTGTTCTTTGGCATGCTTATTGAGGTTACAGCCTGGAATGGTCCAG AAACAGAGAATGAAAATGACTACAGACCGTTAGATGGACGCCTAGACGAGTTCCACCCCAAGGCTACAAGGACGCTGTTTATAGGCAACCTTGAAAAGACCACCAGTTATCAGCAACTCCTGGACATTTTTCAGCGCTTTGGAGAAATTGTT GACATCGACATCAAGAAAGTAAATGGGATTCCTCAGTATGCCTTTGTCCAGTACTCTGATATTGGCAGCGTTTGCAAGGCCataaagaaaatggatgcaGAATATTTGGGGAACAATAGGCTTAAG CTTGGTTTTGGGAAGAGTATACCTACTACATGTGTTTGGCTTGATGGGTTGACCCCCAACATCACAGAGCAATACCTCACACGGCATTTCATGCGTTACGGGCACGTAGTTAAA GTCGTATTTGACAGAATAAAGGAGATGGCGCTTATCTTGTACAACAACACGGATTTTGCTCAGGCAGCTGTGCGGGAGACCAAAGGCTGGAAGATCGGTGGTAATaaaattaag GTGGATTTTGCAAGTCAGGAGAGCCAGAATGCATTTTACCGCTCAATGCAAGCCTCTGGACAAGACATTAGAGACTTTTATGAAGTTCCACCAGAACGACG AGAGGATCGCAGACCTCCTTATCATGAGTTTACAGCAGAGAGAGCTTACTATGAGAATATAAGAACCACTGGCCTTTATCCAGAGGAAGCTCGCAGAGAGTATGCCGCACGTAGCAGAGAGCGTTTTCCTGAACTGGAGCATTATCAGGGAGAACACTTTGACCCACGTTATCATGAGGATCCAAGAGACTACAGGGATTACCGAGACCCCTTTGAGCAGGACATCAGAAAATATACCTACATTCAAAGAGAGCGAGAAAGAGAGCGGGAGCGTTTTGAGGCTGATCGCAGCAGGTGGAGCCCATCGCAAAGAAGAGCTGTCACTCCCACAATTTCCCCTTCTCCATCCGAACGTGCTGCCAGAGACTCAGAACGGCGTGTTTACAGCCAGTCTTCAGAGAGGAGCGGCAGCGTGAGCTCCATGTCACCTCCACATTTGGACAAATCTGAAAAGACCTTGCTAGATCATGCAGCGAAGAGTGAGAAGAGCGCTCAGCCCGATCGCATGGCAGGGGCAGAGAAAATCAAACgtccaaaaagaaaagataaaactgacaaagaaaagactgaaaagaATAAATCAAGGAAAGGAAAGGGTCAGTCCCCGGCTAGCCAGATACCAGAAACAGAGCCGGATGCTGCTTTtgatggaggaagaggaaggggaTCAGACCAAGATGTTCATGAGAAACCGAAATCTAAGGTGGATGGAGACGCTCTGTCTGGAAACCAGTTAACAGCTTCTCAAGACtctgtaaaaactgaaacgACTAAAGGGGATATTGCAGAGCTAGACGGAAAACCCAAACttaaaaaacaacccaagtcTGATATTGGAAACGATGGAAAGGATTCAGCAGTGGATTCAGATCGCCTCGCTGCAAGAAAAAGGCGCTTTGGGGATTTAGGTGGCAAGACTGTTCGTCAGAAAAGAAGCAGgcatgaggaggaggatggcaGTCAGTCATCAGACTTGGGCTCCAGTACCACATTTGTGAAAGAACCAGAcgtagacaaacacaaagatcCTCAGCGACGAGATGCACgactcaaaacagaaaaaagtgtcACTCAAAAGGATGGACTAGAGGATCTCAGGGGACAAAGAGAAAAATCCGAAGGTTCTGCAGATCTGCCAGAGTCAAAACGACAACAAGGAAGCACTTCCTCCAGGAGGGTCTCACTAGAGGGGAATTCAGATCAAAGCATTTTAAGAGAGCAAGAACAAACTGCTGCATTCAAGCCTAGTCAGAATgctgaaactaataaaaacgCCAAGACTAAAGAAGACCATGTTGACATTGATCTCTCTCAGAGTTACCGCAAGCAGATGGAGCAAAACAGACGTTTacacatgcagcagcagcaacagcgcGAGtctgacaaactgaaaaaagcagaaagtctGCTAAAAAACGAAACTGAAGACCTGGAACATCGTAGCCTTGTGCATGAAGTTGGTAAACCACCTGAGGATGTCACAGATAATTTTCCGTCTCACAAGCTGTCTGACCAGTTTGAAGCCGAGCCCGGGATAAAGAGAGAGCGTTTCTATAGGAGACAAAAAAGTGAAGACCCTGACTGGAATAGTACCCCTTCTCCAGGACACCAAGTTTTCTCTCAGCATGCTGATGAGGACTTCATGGATGCCTCTCTGAAGGAGTTAAGTCGAAACAATCAGAAGATTCACCCAGAACTTGAACTTTTGGTCAAAAGGACCCACAACACACAGGTGAACAAGACAAACACCCCCATTAATATTGGGGAAGAAGATCAACAAAAGAGGTGGGAGAGCAGAGTTAAGCAGGACCTGCTACCCAACCTGAACTTTTCTAGAGGCTTGGGCAAAAACCTTCACAACCGCAAGCCCTCAGAATACGGCCTCTGGCATGATTTGGAGCCTGGGGAAGTGAGATCAGACTCTGAAGAGGATAGAGAGAACAAACCCCTCTCTCCTGCTCCCTCCACCTCTATGCCTTTTTCTGAGAGGCCGAGACCTGATCGGTTTTCAGACCCAAAGCTGGCTCACCTTGAAAGAAACAAATTCTACTCGTTCGCACTTGACCAGACTATCACCCCCGATACTAAAGCTCTACTGGAACGAGCAAAGTCTTTGTCCTCTTCTCGTGAGGATAACTGGTCATTTTTAGATTACGATTCCCACTTTGTGAATTTCCGAAGCCAGAAAGACACAGAGAAAGTAGAATCAGCACCAAGACCTACACCTTCCTGgtacatgaaaaagaaaaagatacgAAGTGGATCTGAGGACAAACTGGATGACAGGAAAGAAGAGCCCAAGCCGGAGGAACAGGAACGCAGAGAGCTTTTCGCTTCACGTTTCCTTCATAGCGCTGTGTTTGAGCTGGACTCTAGACGACTTCAACACCTTGAGCGCAAATACGAAGAGTTGGAGCACATGCTGAACCAACAAGCTAGTCAGCAAGGAGCAGAGGGAGAACTTGAGACCGGCCCAGTTGTCCTCTTTCACAGCCGTTTTCTGGAGCTCACgcaactacaacaacaaaaaaacaagagtcagcagctgcaggaggatAAAGGAAACACAGTTTGTACAAgtgaaaataaagaggaaaaaccaTCTGAGCAGGAACAACAAGATTTACGGTCTAATGACATGCCAGAATCTAGTGTGGCAGCTGAAATCAAACCCATCAGTCCTGTTGAACAAGTTGCTCCTGAACCAAAACTGACTCCCAATCTTGTTATTCAGTCTGCAAACAAAGACACACCTTTTTCACACCAGAAATGTGTGCTACCAACTCCACCCGCTGATGTGTGCCCACCTATGTCTTTTACAAAAGAGGAGACAAAGGAAGAAGTAAAAGAAAGTGAAGATGTTGTACCAATGCACTGTTCACCAACTGAGACCTTAAAATCTGAACCTGCACCTGAAACTGTTCCTGAAACTAACATTTCTGAGGAGAACCTGGAATTTCTTGAAGAGGATGCAAAGCCTTTAATTGACGAACAAACAAATGACCCTGGTTCTCATGAAGAGTTGGTTAGCAGATCAGAGCCAGAGCCAAGTCCTGAGATGCCACAGCCAGAAGTGCCTACAGCTAGTAGTCCAGTACAACTCAGTGTTGCTGAAGAAGCAGATTTAATCAAAGAAGATCCTCTTTCCACATGTCAAAAAACAGTAGAGTCAGAAGGAGAGAAGAAACTTGAACAAGTGAGTAAAGAAGAGATTTCTGTTGATAGTGATGCAATTGAAGAGCCAGTCTcctttcaaaaagaaaataaaacaaaagaaattaaaactaaaaaaggcaGGCAATCTCCAGCTCAAGTTCCTTTAACATCTGTCTCTGAGAAACAAGCTACACGCAAGAGTGAGCGCATCGACAAAGATAAGCTGAAGCGTGGCTCATCCCCAAGAGCTGAAACAAAGTCTTCAGCCAAGTCTCCAACTCCCGGATCAGATCATGATCATTCGGAGCAGAGCATCCCGATAAGTAGAGCAAGAACTCgaagaaatgtaaaatctgtttaTGCAACCCCAGTGGAAGACGATGCACCAACTCGTGGCAAGGAAACTGAGTCACCTCGCTCTGCACGAAAGCGGGGTACAGAGAAAGAAGCTGTGCAGCACAGCACCGAGTCGGAACCACCGACTCCAGCGCCAGCAAAACAACGTGGGCGTCCTCCCAAAAACCGCAAACCGATTGAAGAGATTTCAGctgcaaaaacagagaaaataaaaatggataaGGATGCAGATTCAAATGAGTCGGAGAACGGCGAACGGGTTTCAAGAGTTGCTAAGGGGAAAATGTCCCCTTATCTCACAAAGGGTTCCTCAAATCCAATACCCTCAGTCCCAGGCTCTAAGAAAGGGGACAAAACTGAAACGGCTGATGAGAATCAAGTAATACATTTCACAGAAGCAGAAGATTTGTCTTCGCAACATTCGTCATCTTCAGGCAAAGACTCTTCAGTAAAATCAGATGTAAAGAAAGGCTCAGAACTGGATAAAGACGTTCATGAAAAATTATGTGAGGAGAAATCgaatggaaaagaaacagattCACTGCTGGGTGAGGAGAAACCTGCCCCAGAGAAAGAGAAGATCATAAAAGGAAAAGTCAAGGCTCCAAAGCCTCATGTTTTTAGGGACCTCCAAGTCATACTGGATGTCAAAGAGGTCAAAGATCACGTTTCCAGGTGCACTACTGCCAACAAAGAGTGCCctaatgaagaaaaagagaagaaggatGTAGACGCCTCAAAGAGCTCTTCCCTACAGGAGCGTGAATTGGAGCAGGCAGTTGAGAACATCGCCAAACTTACCGAACCGGCTTTGCCAACAGAACTACCAACTCCTCCTGTCCCTCCTGCAGAGGTAAAAAGTGACCCTGAGGAGGAAAAGCCTTGTAATCCTGCCAGTGAGACAGAGCTGATGGCTGCCATTGACTCAATAACAGGCGAAGATGTAAGTGTACCTCTCACCCCAGCCGCTCCAGTTAGCACAGAAGTTTGTTCAGAACCTGAGGTCCAGGAGTTTGTCCCACCGGTCAAGGTTGAAGAACCTGAAACCGCACTGCAAGAGGAAGCCGTCTTCTCAAATACTCCCAAAAAGAGTTACAAGGGAAGGCCCAAAACACCTAAACGCCCTAAAGCCCCAAAGCATGCACGAAAAGATGTGAAAGAAGAATTAAGTGAGGAGTTGACGGTGCCTTTAGCCGAGAGTACAGCTTCTGATGTTAAGGTTGTGGCTGAGAAGCCtccatctgctgcagctgctgcagttaTCACTCCTACGACCTGGAAATCGGAAGCTGAACTTCCAGCTGTGAAGGCAGCAGAATCGGAGTTGCCGTCGCCTGTTGAAGAGCAAACACAAGCTGTGAAACCCACACACCCCCAGGCTAAGAGCCCCATATACCCTCAACAGCTACCAGCTGAGTGTGTTTCTCTGTCTCTGGCCTCCAACAGGCCCAACATCAGATCCATTCAAACCAGCCGAGCGCCTGTTTCTCCACCCGACTGGCGACACCAGTCTAAGGATCCATGTGTTACCTCTGCACATATAATGTCAGTAGCAGCCAAGGAAGGCCAGCTGACCACTTCTGACTCCAACAGCAAAGAGCTAGATCAAGGCACAAGTGACTTGAGACAGATTCTCATGAAACCTAAAACAATTACTCTcccaggaggaggaagttctGCTCCAACCAATCTGCCCAGCCTCCGAGATCAGAATCCATCTGAAAGCAATCCTGCCATCACAGCTGCTCTTCACAACAGAACCCCGCTCCCTGAGAGTAAAACGCCGACTCATTCAGTTCCACCTATTGTCCGAACACCCTCCACGTTACCTGGAGAGACTAAATCTGTGATCTCCGTAATTGCATCTACGGCAACTTCTGTTATTAGTCGCGTTTGCAACCCCCCTGAGACTGAGGAAAAACCTAATCTAATTATTGGAAATCCCTCCATGGATGTGACTCTGCCCAAAACGGCCTACAGGCCCAGCAAAGACGATGGCGGACCTTACCACGGCGCCACGTTCAGTTCTGGGTCTTGCTCTGGTCTGCGAGTAAACACGTCTGAAGGAGTGGTGGTGCTAAGCCACTCAGGCCAGAAAACAGAAGGACCCCTGAGGATCAGTGCCAAGATTAGTCAAATCCCACAAGCAACAGCCGGTGACATTGAATCTCAACAATTGGTGCCGATTCCCCAGATTAAACAAGATGTTTACAGCCATTCTCAGTCGGGACATCAGAAGGGGTCTTCACAAACTGATCATGGGCATCCTGGTAAACTCCAATCAGCTCTGTCTTCAATTAAGCAGGAAAGCGGCAGCTGCAGTTTAGAAAAGATGGATTCAGCTTACCAGGCGGGGCCCCAAGGAGTCGTGAAGCGTCTCCCGCAAGGTAACCAGCAGGTAATGGGTTACCACCAAGACTACCTGCaattaaaacaccaaaagaagATGGAGAATGTTGATCCTCATGGTACAGATGGAGCTAAGCCATCTTGGACCTCCACTGTAAGCCCTGCTATAAGCCCACATTTACCATCTCCCCCTGGGAACCATGTGGGCTTCGTCACATCCACTGGTGACAGAGGTCCGTCGCATCTTGGTAGCATCAAACAGGAACCACGGTCCCCGAGAAAGTCAGGACATTCTCATCCTTCTTTCACCAAGGTGTCTTCGCCTCTTGGCTCCTCCTCACCCAAGGGGATCCCTGTAATGATATCCTCTGCTCTCAACCCTATGCAGCAGTATATCACTGGTGTCCACCACCCAGAGCAGTCTGTCATCATGCCACCTCACAACGTGCCTGGAGGTGTGGGACGAATGTCTCCTCACTGCGTCTCCCAGTCCATTACAGTGGGTCATCTGGTTCAGGGGGAGGTCCGGGTCAACACACCACCTCTGTCTGTGATGAACTACGTCCATAGCGAGAAGCTTGCCTCTCCTTGGTCTGGTTCCCTGCAGCCGCGGTCGTCCTCCCCCCAGGCTGTCAGCAGGGACAAAGTCCTCAAGGTCAACCACGGTTCTTTGCGGGGCCACGAGGGCGAACAGGACGAATCCAGACACTTCCACCAAGCtgggagaccatccgccaccctGCCGTCAGATACTCGGGGAGCTTTGAGGACTAACATGGAAACGTTTATCACTCAGAGAGATATGCGAGTGCACCGGCACCAGCAGGGGGAGCGTCTGACACTGGACCCCCATTCTGGACACATTCAAGAAACTCTCCCGCCTTCTTTATCTCCGAGAGCTCACATGTTGCCCAAAGGCGTGTCTGAGAAGGACATAAAGTCGCTGGAAGCAAAGAGGCCGCACTCTCCTGTAATTCAAAAGGATGGAATAATGGCGATCCGGCAGTCTGGCGCTGCTATTGCGTCACCTCAACGGGTTTCCCTGATGCCACCGGGACCCAGCGGGTCGTTCTCCGAGTACTCAGGAATGTACCCAAACCGCATGCATTCTCAGATCCCGGATGCCCCTGTTGGGCACAACCAGCCGCCGTTGAACGTCACTCCGTCTATG GGTGCAGAACTCCAGGCTAAACCAGATGGAAAGATGACCCAGACTGTTAATATGGTGCAGTTGCTTACG AAGTACCCTATAGTGTGGCAGGGCCTTCTAGCACTGAAGAACGACACAGCTGCTGTCCAGCTGCATTTCGTCTGTGGAAACAAAGCTCTGGCTCATCGATCGCTGCCTTTGCAAGAAGGAGGTGCTCTGCTCAGGATTGTTCAGAGGATGAGACTGGAGGCCTCTCAGTTGGAGAGTGTAGCCAGAAGAATGACG GGTGACAGTGATTTCTGTCTTCTCCTCGCTTTGCCTTGTGGACGAGATCAAGACGATGTCATAAACCAAACTCAAGCTCTTAAAGCTGCATTCATCAACTACCTGCAGGCAAAACTGGCAGCTGGTATCATCAATATCCCCAATCCAGGTTCCAATCAG CCCGCCTACGTGCTCCAGATTTTTCCGCCCTGTGAGTTTTCCGAGAGCCACTTGTCTCAGCTGGCCCCCGACCTTTTGAACAGGATCTCCAGCATCTCGCCACACCTCATGATCGTCATCACCTCTGTGTGA